The following coding sequences are from one Ornithodoros turicata isolate Travis chromosome 1, ASM3712646v1, whole genome shotgun sequence window:
- the LOC135401555 gene encoding endothelin-converting enzyme 2-like produces MSDDKNVCINVLNVHKRIIFHLAGVVSTNVKHVVYDTLENVATNSTPAVHPRRWLAVLNEHFAAKYAISLKTIVECENAQFLETINKLFITYSSTELLNHIGWWMVQQYATVMLQEASMIQSGDGRVAQSYGYTACETMVEDVFRTLLVAEHVAVSFTRSDRKKVDGIFCMIHKQTMQKLSNSTWIDDNSKIMSAQKLTNLKRVLWPPLMTDGELQDMYAVFPGTTFSYWRDWKASVQVLHTLLGTKLHEHLTSLPHNIREFPINYHYFFNTITVAMNVIAAPLYYRKATPAINYGGLGATYAMHMVRVFDPQGIRLHGAGKPALWWQNTSLSMYRKKVACDSSAGIFQEVPALETTHAAYVTARRGAPGRLLISMEGFTDEQIFFISYCHSFCGTAATKGSMDECNKGVRNFEPFSNAFDCKAGSPMNPKEKCTFF; encoded by the exons ATGTCTGACGATAAAAACGTATGCATCAACGTGCTCAAC GTTCACAAGAGGATCATTTTCCACCTGGCGGGGGTCGTTAGTACGAACGTCAAGCATGTTGTGTACGATACACTGGAAAATGTGGCGACGAACAGTACACCGGCTGTGCATCCCCGACGCTGGCTAGCAGTCCTTAATGAACATTTTGCTGCTAAATACGCCATCTCCCTGAAGACTATTGTTGAGTGTGAGAACGCGCAATTCTTGGAAACGATCAACAAGCTCTTCATCACCTACAGCTCGACCGAACTTCTCAACCACATCG GATGGTGGATGGTTCAGCAGTATGCCACCGTAATGCTGCAGGAGGCGAGCATGATACAGTCTGGCGATGGAAGAGTAGCTCAGTCATACGGCTACACCGCATGTGAGACGATGGTGGAGGACGTGTTCCGCACTCTTCTCGTGGCTGAGCACGTTGCAGTGTCATTCACACGTTCTGATCGCAAGAAAGTGGACGGGATTTTTTGCATGATCCACAAGCAGACGATGCAGAAGCTCTCAAATTCTACGTGGATCGACGACAATAGCAAGATCATGTCTGCACAGAAGCTCACGAATCTGAAGCGTGTTCTCTGGCCGCCGTTGATGACTGATGGTGAACTGCAAGACATGTACGCG GTCTTTCCAGGCACAACCTTCTCATATTGGCGTGACTGGAAGGCGAGCGTGCAAGTATTGCATACTCTACTCGGTACCAAGCTGCATGAACACCTCACTTCTTTGCCGCACAATATCCGAGAGTTCCCTATCAACTACCACTACTTCTTTAATACAATCACCGTTGCCATGAACGTCATTGCAGCACCGCTCTATTACCGGAAAGCCACTCCCGCCATTAACTATGGCGGCTTGGGCGCTACCTACGCCATGCATATGGTCCGCGTCTTTGATCCCCAAGGCATTCGTCTGCATGGCGCTGGCAAGCCCGCACTCTGGTGGCAGAATACCAGTCTGTCCATGTACAGGAAGAAGGTCGCCTGTGACTCTTCCGCCGGAATATTCCAGGAGGTTCCCGCCTTGGAAACCACGCATGCCGCCTATGTGACTGCGAGGCGTGGTGCGCCGGGTAGATTGTTGATCTCTATGGAAGGGTTCACCGATGAGCaaatattttttatttcgtATTGTCACAGTTTCTGCGGTACTGCAGCGACTAAAGGATCTATGGATGAATGTAACAAGGGGGTCAGGAATTTTGAGCCATTTTCAAATGCTTTCGATTGCAAGGCGGGGTCTCCCATGAACCCCAAGGAAAAATGTACATTTTTTTAG